The following nucleotide sequence is from Cucumis melo cultivar AY chromosome 1, USDA_Cmelo_AY_1.0, whole genome shotgun sequence.
CGTGGCCCATGTATTTTTGACACTACTGACTAGGATGAGTCTGCTAAAGGCTTCTATGTGGATCGTGAGTTGGCTGCTCGTATTGTTAATTCATTGACTGCTGAATCTCGTGCACTGACTAACTCTATCACTCTATTGTCTAAACGTCGATTAGAGGTTGATGCTCTTCTTCAACATCTGAAGTCTTTGGCACCATCTACTAGTCGTCGGCAGCCATCATCCGGTTAATGACATTACTTTTCTGGTTCAAAGGGGGAGTGGATGTAATGAAGATGTTTTGTGGGATGTTATGAAGTCGTGAGAtgtgtcttttgatgttttttttttttgccgaAGGATAATGTTGTTCTGGCTCTATTCTTTTGATGATTGTAGTCTTTGTTTTGTGACAGATGtagtttgataaaatattttgaCTCCTAAATGAAATGTCTTCTGTCTCACTAAGAACTGAAGGTTGCGGTTGACTGAAATGACTCTGTGGTACTGCTGTTGTTGAACCAGAAACGaaattcttttagacaaaagggggagtttgttgaagtgttctttgtctaaaagaatatctttatatttaaaagagaagatatatttaaaagagaagataatcaataaatatttgattctcctatatttaGGAAATCTCTCTAATTATCTCCAAGAAAATATAAGCTCCTATTCTTTAGGGATCTTATTAAAGATACAAGTCTTATACATATCCGGATATGTATGTACATATATGTGTTTTGAAGATCATGAAAGGGTGCGCAGAAACAATGAGAAAAGTCGTGTTGCTGATACTAAGAACTTCTGGTTTATTATTGAAGTGCCCGCAACGAAAGGTATCTTGAGTTATATCTTCTGAAACATCATGACTACCTAAAGTAGAGATCTGCGGATGAGTAACATACATAATGAATCTATGGTTGGTTTGATTAATAATAGAGTCATGCATacgttcagggggagcctgaccaTCAGACGTTGTTTATGGGAGTCTTCTTTATTctagggggagcctggagtctgatgtttATACTCATgtcatatagttatagtattgagaagtatacataagctatattaatgttttgatgtttatggtGACTATTAATAAAGTGACTCATCTGAGTTGTGCACAGttccccagacgtaggcaatattggccaaactgggttatcaaagtctcatgtgttattctcttctactGTCTCACTAGTGATTACTTACATTATTAACTGCAGTCGTAACTAAAGGGTCCTTGATTATACTTTACTATTTTTCAAATACTTATtctcatatttgaaaaataaaagaaatatatcacaatttttgttaagaagaatgtaattcaattaagaaaacaaatattctaatttaaactttcatataaattaattataaaaacatctcaatcaaatatttcaaatataagattaaatttaaaattgtgaTGTACTAATTTGCAATTTATGATAATAGTTCTTAATCTAAATGCATAACATTTTGTATGCAACAATTTTAAACATATACCACATACAAATATAGATGGTTCTAAGagttaaatttaaattacattgattagaatttaaatttcataactttttttaattattatttactcAAACTTACATAGCAACTTGGAAAAAGAGTATCCTcaacaaatatgaaaaatgtcgtctaaaatagtaaccacatacatatctatacatatacttcaaatagaatttaagtttgaatatatacttATTCAACACATATGTCATGATATACATAACTCATGCACCCAAAATTTAACATAAAAAAGTTTTACCATGAAACTTAGGGGTGTTCAAAAAACTTCGTAACTCGACCAACCCGGACTACCCAACCCAAACcgtaagggttgggttgggttaaattaTGTTTTGGGCTGGGTTGGGTtagagaattgaaaaaaaaagatgggTCGAGTTGCCGGGTTGGGAATTAAGGGTCGggttaacccaacccaacccggtttatgggtatatatatatatatatatatatatataaccgaAATTGAatcttttgttttcaatttttcattttagaagAGAAGTCGTCGCAGTGTCGCACGTAACTTTCAACCGACAAGCGACAACCCCATCGCCCATCCCCCTTCGCGGCCGCGCATCCCAAGTTCCCAACTTCGCACGATCCCTTTGGCATTCAATCCAGCAATCCCTTCGGCGTTCAGATTCTGGCGGCCTTCACAGCTTCAACTTCCAGTGgttcttcaatttcttttcatctcCCGCATTCTAGTCAGCGTCTCTCCAAGGGTTCTTCATTTTGCCCAAGGTTTGTTCTTCGTTCTGACctaactttcatttttttctaattgttttgttttgtttttcttttttttttttttttttttttgctttgaaaattaCTGTGGAAAAACCCTTGGCTTGTTGCATTTTGGGGTTTGTAAAACCAGTAAAACCAATCTGCATCATCCTGCTCAGTAAGAGAGTAAAAGGATGTCAGATATTAGTAATCACTTTGAAAAAGCTTAAAAGTTCGATCAGAAGTAAGAAAGAAGACATGGTTATTATTAGTAATGAATGAGAATCAATAACAAATGGTTCAGCAACAAATTCACCATTCTCAAAAGAAACATAGAGAGATGTCAAGTAACCTTCAGTATACCACCCTTAACCATAATCTTGGAAGTTGCGTTTGCACTGCCATTAGAAGCCTATAAATAAGTGCTTTCccttgtaattttattaatttagtctttatttgctttgtaattttattaattcagTCTTTATTTgctttgtaattttattaattcagTCTTGCTTCAATCACTTGTAAAAAAGGAAATCATTATAGAATTTTCTCTCAATAAAACCCTCTCTATTTTTTTATCTCTCAATTTTTATCCAAATCTCTGCCAATTTTGTTTGTCATCCATGGAGGGGTAAACTTCTTTGAAGTAAAGGGCTTATGGGTTTGCTTCTTTTTGAGAAATTTCCAATTATTTTCAAGTCTAGTATGTCTTGGttctttaattttcttcaaGAAAGCATGATTTTGATTCTGTaaattttagtttgaaaatCTAATCCTTGTTTCTTGAATATATGAGCATGCAAGGTTTTCCAATGTGCAAGGCAttgagtttttgtttgaaaattaaagTTGAGTTCTTGAGTTTTTGATTTCTCATGAATTTAAGTGAGGCATGTTAATCTTAGTTAAATGTTGTTCTAAACTTGCAAGAGTCTCTTTGTTTTTCAAGCAAATCAAATTGAATTCAATTCATCATTTCTATGTGGCCATGACTAATAAAATTGAGTTCAATTTAAGATTATTTCTAAGTATGCAAGATATTAGTTTCTTAATGGAATTAAAAAGTGAATTGTAGCCCGAATTTCCTTTTGTTCAATTGTCAATCTTCCACTTGTGAGGTTCTCTTATAAAGAATTCCCGCACAAGAGTAAGAACAAGATTAAGTTAATGAATTCCACAACTTCTAATCGGTTCTTCCAGCCAAACTTAAGTTACTATTCAATATTTGCCACttcaataaatttaatattgaaACTGCTTTCCACGACATGATAACACAATAAATTAAACTTAGCAGAGATGGGCAGTAGAAAAACCGCATCTTTTATGAATTGTATACAAGGTTATGATATGAAGCTacacttttttgtttttctaatttttggttttcatatttgattgatcCGTAAtactttttttcctctttcttttaaCAGTGcctcaaatatttatatttgggTTTCTTTACTCGTCACCACAGACACGATTTCAGATACTGCGGAATCACCATTGTCTAACTTTATGGtaagttaaatattttgatggATAGCAGTAGCGAGAATGCAAGTGCTACCGGTAATAATGAAACGCCTTCTCCCTTCCTCCTCCCCCTCCTAATACAAGCCAAACAACACAACATGTACCACCTTTACCTCCTAAGTCTAAAAGAAATAGACCTAATAAACAAACTTCTTCCATGTGGGATCATTTCACAAAAATGGAAGCAAGTGCTAAAGACGGAGCTAGGTGCAAGTGTAACTATTGTAGCGAGGATTATGCCTGTGATAGTAATAGTTGTGGAACTAGCTCTTTGTGGAAGCATTTAAGAAATCAATGTAAAAAGTACCCGtgcaaagaagaaaataaaggacAAACTACATTAACTCTTGTAcctaaaaatgatgggaaggggGCCAATGCTAGTAATTTTGTGACTACATTGTTTAGCCAATCAGCATGTAGACTAGCATGTGCTAAGATGATAATTATGAATGAGTTGTCATTCAGATTTGTTGAGACTGAGGGTTTTAGACACTTTTGTAGTGTTGCATTTCCTAAGTTTGATGTTCCATCGAGAGTAACAATAGCTAGAGATATATATCAACTATATctggaagagaagaaaaaattgaaatcatttTTACTTAAAAGCTCTCAAAGAATTTGCCTTACTACGAACACTTGGACTTCACTACAAAATGTGAACTACATGGTCATCACGACACATTTCATTGATTATGAATGGGTTTTACATAAGAAGATTTTGAGTTTTTGTCAAGTTACTAATCATAAAGGGGAGACTATTGGGAGGGCAATTGAAAGTTGTTTGTTGGAGTGGGGATTGATAAAATCTTCACAATAACTGTTGATAGTGCAAGTTCCAACGATGTGGCTATTTCATATGTTAAGAGAAGACTTAAAAGTTGGAAATCCATTGTTTTAGATGGAGAGCTATTGCATATGAGGTGTTGTGCTCATATAATTAATCTTATTGTAAATGATGGATTGAAAGATATGAATGATTCTATTGCTAGTGTTCGTAATGCTGTGAGATATTTATGATCATCACCTAAGAGAATGGAAAATTTTAAAGCATGTGTGAAGCAAGAAAAAATTCAGTGTAAGGCTTTTGTTTGTTTAGATGTAGCTACTAGATGGAATTCCACATATTTAATGCTTGAACATgcaattaaatttgaaaaagctttcaaaattttagaggaagagaaagaggaCTCAAATTTCGTGGAGTATTTTAAGGAAGATGATCGTGGAAATAAGAGATTGGGGCCCCCAAGGGCGTCTGATTGGTTGGCGGTAAGTGTATTTATAAGGTTTTTGAAAAGGTTTTATGAAACCGCTACAAAAATAATTGGATCTTCATATGTGCCTTCTGATGTTGGTTATAAGGAGATTAACAaaagtcaatttttttttaaaaaatggagcaacaacaacaactcTGTTCTTAGTTTGATGGCTATGAATATGAAAACAAAGTTTGATAAGTATTGGGGTTCGCTTGAGAAGATGAATAAGTTGATGTTTGTGGCTATGGTGATTGATCCTCGGTACAAGTTAAAGTACTTGACTTATTGTCTTTCCAATGTTTATGAGAGTGATGTTATTAAGGATGTAGTTGAGAGCGTGAAGATATATTTGTATCGTCTATATGACTTTTACAAATCCCAACACAACCCTTCTACTCAAATTGGTCATAGCACGGATGATCTTAAGCAATCAAACAATGTTACTATGGAAGTGGAGAACGATGAAGAAATTGATCCGTGGATAACATTTTGTGCtttgagagaagaagaaagcacAATGGAAGTGGAGAATGATTTGACTTCTTATTTGTTTGACAAGGATGTAGTAGATAAAGAGGAATTTGATATTATGTATTGGTGGAAAATGAATGGGTACAAATATCCCATTCTATCAACAATTGTTCGTGATGTTTTGGCGGTTCCAATATCTACAGTGGCTTCTGAATCTGCATTTAGTACAGGTGGGAGGATTCTTGATTCCTTTCGTAGTTCTTTGACTCCTAAAACAGTTAAAACCTTGATATGTACGCAAAATTGGATTGGAGGCGGCTCGGTGTTATTAGATCTTCATCCACAACTTGAAGAGTTAGAGACTTATGAGAATATTGAGATAGGTAATTGATTGCTTTCTTTGTTTTCAACTAACATGTATTATGCTaagtatatttttaatttacttttgcATGATTTATTTTGTAGGGAACTCGTCATCCTCTATTATTTTGAACTAATGAATAGGATTTGGAAAAAGAGCATATTGATAATTAGTGTgagtttttactttttatagCATTATATGTTATTACTTACATTATATGCAATTCTTatgtgtttgtatttttttcagAAGAACCATCACCCAAAATCTTCATCGTCGTGACACATTGTGAAGGCCAAATTGGaatgtttttttattgaacTTTGATCATATTAGTGTATTTTTAGTagacattatttaattttgaacttttgaatctatttttcaatttgaatggACATTATTGACATTCCTATTTTATGTgattattaatttttgtatgactttgaatttttgaatgtatttttaaattttaatggaCATTGCTATTTTGtgtgattaatttttttaatgattttgaacttttgaatgaatattattgtagaatcaaatttgaaaaaaaatatgaaaatttaggTTGAAAGACTATAAAGGGTGAAAATTAAATTCTTatcaatataaaattttaaaatacaatataattaaaaaaaaaaaaagaccaacctgccaacccaacccgacccaacccaaatttttagggttgggttgggttgacccttgAATATTGAACCGATAGGGTTCAAATTTTGCCAACCCGGTCACTTTGGTTTGGTCCACATTTTTTCTCCAACCCGGCTTATGTACACCCCTAATGAAAATGTCATACATAACTTAAAACCAAATTAAAGATTGTTTTTCATTAACTCTATCCAATTGCAAAATTTTCTATTTAGTATTCTACCAAAGTATGAGGATAAAGTGCATGCAACTTTTGTCGAACATATGAAAATATGAGTAAAGTTTTTCGATTCGATCAAATCAAATTGTAAAACTAATAACAAATGTACCTTAGCAAACAATTTCACAATTAACATATATTGCATACTTTATCAAATGTTTAAATTCATCTTCTTttaactttatgtttaaattcaaGAAATATTAATGATGGTGATGAGAAGATTAATGAAGAATAcaccaaatacatacatatacgacaaaatcatcaaaatcaaaatactcaCCATATTTGAAAGAAATTCTAAATACCTAAAAAATTATGAAGATAAATCTAGCCGACCTTTAACAAGAATCAAAAACAATTTCTATAAAGCCTTCAAAGTAGTAGAGACTTGTGCCGATAAcgtgttataaaataaagaacaaagaaacaaccaaatagaagaatagaaaagagagagaagaaaatacaattgaactcaattgtgttGTGTATACAATGATCtctacaacctctatttatagggttgtgagaataatggttacaaaaccaaacataaatagaggacaagaaaattataaaaaattaatagaaATGTTATTGaatgaatttgtaacctaagaaggttatggacatctaataatatctagaattgtaacgacccaactccttatactgagtcgaaatcattactaaatgtagaacaagtggtttaggtcataaaatttagtaaaacgcataaggtttgagaaatttatttatgaaaatccaaacaaggtaatatgcaaaaaaaaaatgaaattcgttctaaagtcctactcgggccctatctacataaaaaaatggcaaatagtgaagaatactcaaactcgggtactaaagtcaaaaacaagaataagcggaagcagaaatccctatggctcgccatggtcacttctggtcgctcgccagcttgcctttgcccttgcctcgtcctctacctgaaaacatgacatgaaaagagtgagtataaaatactcagtaagggacccactactagtcccactaggtgcctgttagcttcctgtcagagtcctgtaactggtacccaaacTCTGGCAcattcccaaacacgtgcacatgcgctcccgtaggaacgtaactctggtcttcggtgccccgggggacacctaggacaatcgggatgcgaggaccccgtcgagtcactcgagtcatatctatatccatgctagactggtgatcccgtcggaccgcacagtcctaaataggtggtgatcccgaaggacacccatgcaggtacgactctaacaggtt
It contains:
- the LOC127148531 gene encoding zinc finger BED domain-containing protein RICESLEEPER 1-like, encoding MENFKACVKQEKIQCKAFVCLDVATRWNSTYLMLEHAIKFEKAFKILEEEKEDSNFVEYFKEDDRGNKRLGPPRASDWLAVSVFIRFLKRFYETATKIIGSSYVPSDVGYKEINKSQFFFKKWSNNNNSVLSLMAMNMKTKFDKYWGSLEKMNKLMFVAMVIDPRYKLKYLTYCLSNVYESDVIKDVVESVKIYLYRLYDFYKSQHNPSTQIGHSTDDLKQSNNVTMEVENDEEIDPWITFCALREEESTMEVENDLTSYLFDKDVVDKEEFDIMYWWKMNGYKYPILSTIVRDVLAVPISTVASESAFSTGGRILDSFRSSLTPKTVKTLICTQNWIGGGSVLLDLHPQLEELETYENIEIGN